The following proteins are co-located in the Syntrophorhabdus sp. genome:
- a CDS encoding glycolate oxidase subunit GlcD produces the protein VFGKAKQVFAEDVTVPRGNIPKFVKKIRELAKKYDVEIVVLGHAGDGNLHPAVLTDPANKEHYERALKAVDEIIESAAVEFGGVLSGEHGIGLEKQKFMRKVTEPAVINMMKGIKALIDPNNIMNPGKIWE, from the coding sequence CTGTATTTGGAAAAGCCAAGCAGGTATTCGCGGAAGACGTCACGGTACCGCGTGGAAATATCCCCAAGTTCGTCAAGAAGATCAGGGAACTGGCCAAGAAATATGATGTCGAGATCGTCGTCCTCGGGCATGCCGGTGACGGAAACCTCCATCCGGCCGTTCTGACAGATCCTGCCAATAAGGAGCATTACGAGCGCGCCTTAAAGGCGGTGGATGAGATCATCGAAAGCGCCGCCGTTGAGTTTGGCGGAGTACTCTCCGGAGAACACGGTATTGGCCTGGAGAAACAGAAATTTATGAGGAAGGTCACCGAACCGGCCGTCATAAACATGATGAAAGGGATCAAGGCACTTATTGACCCGAACAACATCATGAATCCGGGCAAGATCTGGGAGTAG